Part of the Rhodococcus sp. OK302 genome is shown below.
TGGGCACTATCGATCTCGACGATCTCAATTTCGAGCACCGCAAGTACAACCGGTGGCGCGCCTACGGGCAGTCCAAGCTCGCGAATCTTCTGTTCACGTATGAACTTCAACGCAGGCTGGCGGCTTCCGGTTCGACGCTGAAGGCATTGGCGTCGCACCCCGGTTATGCGGCGACGAACCTGCAGGGGCACACCGAGTCGATCCACGACAAGCTGATGGGCATCGGCAATCTGGTCGCGCAGTCCGCGCAGATGGGTGCCTTGCCGGAGTTGTGGGCGGCTACGGCGCCCGACGCGTTCGGTGGCAGCTACATCGGGCCCGACGGACCGTTCGAGCAGCGGGGATATCCGAAAGTTGTTGGCTCGAACAAGAAGTCACATGACAAGAAGACCGCAGCCGGCCTGTGGACTTTGTCCGAGAAGTTGACCGGAGTGTCGTTCGGAATCTGATCCACGACGACGATGGCCGCGAATCCCAGTGATTCGCGGCCATCGCCGGTCATGAAAGATGTACCTGTGAAAGCTACAGCGTGACAACCATCTTGCCGGTGTTCGCGCCGCGCATCAGATCGATGAAGGCTTGCGGAGCGTTCTCCAGTCCTTCGACGATCGTCTCGTCCCACTCGATCTTGTTGTCGGCAAGCCAGCTTGCCATGTGGGTGCGGAATTCGGGTCCGAGGTGGCGGTAGCCGCCGACCAGGAACCCGCGCAGCGTGAGACCCTTGCCGATAACTGCCGCCAAGTTGTGGGGAGCCGTGGGCTTCTCGGTGGTGTTGTACTGAGCAATGGCTCCGCACAGGGCAATTCGGCCACCCTGGTTCATGGAGTTGATCGCTGCCTCGAGGTGTTCGCCGCCGACGTTGTCGAAGTAGACGTCGATGCCCTCCGGTGCGGCTGCTGCAAGGAGTTCGGTGACCGAGCCGTCGTGGTAGTTGAACGCCGCATCGAAGCCAAGCTCGAGCAGACGTGCAACCTTGGCCGGTGAACCCGCGCTACCGATAACGCGCTTGGCGCCCAACAGCTTTGCGATCTGGCCCACGAGCGAACCGACAGCTCCGGCTGCGCCGGACACGAAAACGGTATCGCCTTCTTTGAACTCGGCCACAGCAGTGAGACCGGCGTAGGCGGTCAGGCCGGTCATGCCGAGCGCGCCCAGGTAGGCCGTGGCGGGAGCGATGGACGTATCGGCAGGCCCAGCCGTCGCAGCGTCGACAACGGCATATTCGCGCCATCCGAGACCGTGGACGACGACGTCGCCGACAGCCCGGTCAGGAGACTTGGATGCAATAACTTCGCCAACAGCGCCGCCGTCGAGCGGAGCTCCGATCTGGAACGGCGGCAGGTACGACTTCACGTCGTTCATGCGTCCACGCATGTACGGATCAACCGAAATTGCGATGTTACGCACCAGGATCTGGCCGTCTTCGAGTTCGGGGAGCGCAGCCTCTTCCAGCGAGAAGTTCTCGGCGGTGGGCCACCCGTTGGGGCGTGATGCGAGTCGGATTTCGCGGCTGACAGTGGGGTTGGTGGTGCTCATTAGTCGTCTTCCTTGGTTACTTCGAGGGTGACCTCGATATTGCCGCGAGTTGCGTTGGAGTACGGGCACACCTGGTGTGCCTTCTCCGTCAGCTCGACGGCCTGGTCATGGGACAAGTGTGGGAGTGAAACTTC
Proteins encoded:
- a CDS encoding oxidoreductase, translating into MTKWTADDVVDQTGRKFVVTGANSGLGEVVARALGKAGADVVLACRNTSKADVVAAEIGSNAVVRKLDLSDLSSVREFADATDAVDVLVNNAGVMAVPFRRTVDGFEMQIGTNHLGHFALTGLLKDKLTDRVVTMSSMMHQLGTIDLDDLNFEHRKYNRWRAYGQSKLANLLFTYELQRRLAASGSTLKALASHPGYAATNLQGHTESIHDKLMGIGNLVAQSAQMGALPELWAATAPDAFGGSYIGPDGPFEQRGYPKVVGSNKKSHDKKTAAGLWTLSEKLTGVSFGI
- a CDS encoding NADP-dependent oxidoreductase gives rise to the protein MSTTNPTVSREIRLASRPNGWPTAENFSLEEAALPELEDGQILVRNIAISVDPYMRGRMNDVKSYLPPFQIGAPLDGGAVGEVIASKSPDRAVGDVVVHGLGWREYAVVDAATAGPADTSIAPATAYLGALGMTGLTAYAGLTAVAEFKEGDTVFVSGAAGAVGSLVGQIAKLLGAKRVIGSAGSPAKVARLLELGFDAAFNYHDGSVTELLAAAAPEGIDVYFDNVGGEHLEAAINSMNQGGRIALCGAIAQYNTTEKPTAPHNLAAVIGKGLTLRGFLVGGYRHLGPEFRTHMASWLADNKIEWDETIVEGLENAPQAFIDLMRGANTGKMVVTL